The following are from one region of the Nicotiana tabacum cultivar K326 chromosome 3, ASM71507v2, whole genome shotgun sequence genome:
- the LOC107810365 gene encoding putative pectinesterase/pectinesterase inhibitor 46, giving the protein MALPNENDQESVAARKKTIKRISIIAISSIVLVGCIVAAVVGITLGKNDGNSGNQSKSFSTAIKAICDITLYPQSCYSSLGPLAKSNNLKPQDIYKLSVQVATDELSRASDDFFNMPELKNISDPMAVKALESCHELISLSLDSLNESLSIPNKSFSEAFSDLKTRLSAAGTYQQTCIEGFGNVTYAFASIASHNFKNSGEYTSNSLAIIDNIDQSIQNSIDSMDSLGGIGRRRRLMNFDGDFPSWMGSNDRKLLQSSKGKNSTKVDVVVAKDGSGDFITITKALQAVPEKSNKRFVIYVKKGVYVENVRVEKKKWNVMMIGDGMDATIVSGSLNFIDGTPTFQTATFAVFGKGFIARDMGFRNTAGAAKHQAVALMSTADLSVFYRCKFDAYQDTLYTHSNRQFYRECSIYGTVDFIFGNSAVVFQNCHILPKKPMPGQKNTITAQGKIDPNQNTGISIQNCTIWPSANLTGVSTFLGRPWKNYSTTVIMHTTMASFIDPTGWLPWVGTTAPDTIFYAEYRNFGPGAVTKNRVNWKGLKLNITSKEANKFSVQKFIQGDKWLPSTGVSFKKDISVR; this is encoded by the exons ATGGCCCTTCCTAATGAAAATGATCAAGAAAGTGTGGCTGCTCGCAAAAAAACAATCAAGAGGATCAGTATTATTGCCATTTCTTCCATAGTTCTTGTTGGTTGTATTGTGGCTGCTGTAGTTGGAATAACTCTTGGCAAAAATGATGGGAATTCAGGCAACCAATCCAAGTCTTTTTCCACAGCTATCAAAGCTATTTGTGACATAACCTTATATCCTCAATCTTGTTACAGTAGTCTTGGTCCTCTAGCCAAATCAAACAACCTTAAACCTCAAGATATTTACAAATTATCCGTCCAAGTTGCTACCGACGAATTGTCAAGAGCTTCAGATGACTTCTTCAATATGCCAGAATTGAAGAATATATCTGATCCTATGGCTGTTAAGGCCTTGGAAAGTTGTCATGAACTTATTTCACTTTCACTAGATAGCCTGAATGAATCTCTTTCGATCCCAAACAAGTCATTTTCCGAGGCGTTTTCTGATCTCAAAACAAGGCTAAGCGCAGCTGGAACTTACCAACAAACATGCATTGAGGGTTTTGGGAATGTTACTTATGCTTTTGCTAGTATTGCTTCCCATAATTTTAAGAACTCAGGCGAATATACTAGTAACAGTTTGGCTATTATTGATAACATTGATCAATCAATTCAGAATTCTATTGACTCAATGGATTCCTTGGGTGGAATCGGGAGAAGACGTCGATTGATGAATTTTGATGGAGATTTTCCAAGCTGGATGGGTTCGAATGATAGGAAATTGCTTCAATCTTCAAAAGGAAAAAATTCGACCAAAGTGGATGTTGTGGTGGCTAAAGATGGCTCTGGGGATTTTATTACTATTACTAAGGCTCTTCAGGCTGTGCCTGAGAAGAGTAACAAGAGGTTTGTGATTTATGTGAAAAAGGGTGTTTATGTTGAGAATGTTAGGGTTGAGAAGAAGAAATGGAATGTTATGATGATTGGTGATGGAATGGATGCTACCATTGTTTCTGGCTCTCTCAACTTTATAGATGGCACTCCCACTTTTCAAACTGCAACTTTTG CTGTGTTTGGCAAGGGATTCATAGCTCGTGACATGGGGTTCCGCAACACAGCAGGTGCAGCCAAGCATCAAGCAGTTGCCCTAATGTCAACTGCTGATCTCTCTGTCTTTTATCGCTGCAAATTCGATGCATACCAAGACACGTTATACACACACTCCAATCGTCAATTCTACAGAGAATGCAGTATCTATGGCACAGTTGACTTCATATTTGGTAATTCAGCAGTTGTGTTCCAAAACTGCCACATACTTCCTAAGAAACCAATGCCTGGTCAAAAGAATACCATCACGGCTCAAGGCAAGATCGACCCCAATCAAAACACTGGCATTTCtattcaaaattgcacaatttgGCCCTCAGCAAATCTCACTGGAGTTAGTACTTTCTTGGGTAGGCCATGGAAAAACTATTCAACAACCGTTATTATGCATACAACAATGGCCAGCTTTATTGATCCTACAGGGTGGTTACCTTGGGTGGGTACTACAGCACCAGATACTATTTTCTATGCTGAATATAGAAACTTCGGACCTGGGGCTGTTACTAAAAATAGAGTCAACTGGAAAGGATTGAAATTGAATATTACTAGTAAAGAAGCTAACAAGTTTTCTGTTCAAAAATTCATTCAAGGTGACAAATGGCTCCCATCTACAGGAGTCAGCTTCAAAAAGGATATCTCAGTCCGATGA